In the Chloroflexota bacterium genome, one interval contains:
- a CDS encoding GNAT family N-acetyltransferase, with amino-acid sequence MPTPFLESSDIYLRPLMPEDADGPYASWFNDAEVCRGNAHHQYPYSRKAALEYIQYAQKFEMELILAIVQKSDQRHIGNVNLKKINAVTRSAEFAIVIGEKDCWGKGYSKQVAHLLLGHAFFTLNLNRVFCGTFETNHAMRKLAISVGMQEEGRRRQAAFKNSQYIDIIEYGVLRDEYLGKFGALGEELK; translated from the coding sequence ATGCCAACCCCGTTTCTCGAATCGAGCGATATTTATCTGCGGCCATTAATGCCTGAAGATGCTGATGGGCCGTATGCATCCTGGTTTAACGATGCAGAAGTGTGTCGCGGCAACGCCCATCATCAATACCCCTATTCAAGAAAAGCGGCGCTGGAGTATATCCAATATGCGCAGAAATTTGAAATGGAATTGATTCTGGCCATAGTACAAAAAAGTGATCAGCGACATATAGGAAATGTCAATCTAAAAAAAATTAACGCTGTCACACGTAGTGCTGAATTTGCAATTGTAATTGGAGAAAAAGATTGTTGGGGGAAGGGTTATTCGAAGCAAGTCGCTCACCTCCTCTTGGGACATGCCTTTTTTACGCTTAATCTGAACCGGGTGTTCTGTGGCACCTTCGAAACGAATCACGCTATGCGTAAATTGGCAATCTCGGTGGGAATGCAGGAAGAAGGCCGCCGTCGTCAGGCGGCCTTCAAGAATAGTCAATATATTGATATCATTGAGTATGGAGTGCTGCGCGATGAATATCTTGGCAAATTTGGCGCTCTAGGAGAAGAACTAAAATGA